Proteins encoded by one window of Micromonospora coxensis:
- the rfbD gene encoding dTDP-4-dehydrorhamnose reductase yields the protein MTRVLVTGAGGMLGQDLLAVLASRPDLTVSAATRAELDITDAGAVRAAVAGHDVVFNTAAWTDVDGAEQAEAAATAVNGDGVAHLARACADTGARLVHVSTDYVFPGNADAPYAEDAPTDPINAYGRSKLAGERAVVRFLPETGYVVRTAWLYGAHGPNFVATMLRLAGQREHLDVVDDQQGQPTWSYALATQLVALADAALAGRAPAGIYHGTCSGRTTWYGLARAAFALAGLDPERIRPTTSDRYPRPAPRPAYSVLGHDRWAVAGLPPLPDWHDTLSDAFDSPTPPAPWKVA from the coding sequence ATGACGCGCGTCCTCGTCACCGGCGCGGGCGGCATGCTCGGGCAGGACCTGCTGGCCGTGCTGGCCAGCCGGCCCGACCTCACGGTGAGCGCCGCCACCCGCGCCGAACTGGACATCACCGACGCCGGGGCCGTCCGCGCCGCCGTCGCCGGGCACGACGTGGTGTTCAACACCGCCGCCTGGACCGACGTCGACGGCGCGGAGCAGGCCGAGGCCGCCGCCACGGCGGTCAACGGCGACGGCGTGGCGCACCTCGCCCGGGCCTGCGCCGACACCGGGGCCCGCCTGGTGCACGTCTCCACCGACTACGTCTTCCCCGGCAACGCCGACGCCCCGTACGCCGAGGACGCACCGACCGACCCGATCAACGCGTACGGGCGCAGCAAGCTGGCCGGGGAGCGGGCCGTCGTCCGATTTCTCCCCGAAACCGGCTACGTGGTACGCACCGCGTGGCTCTACGGCGCGCACGGGCCGAACTTCGTGGCCACCATGCTGCGCCTGGCCGGGCAGCGCGAGCACCTCGACGTGGTCGACGACCAGCAGGGCCAGCCCACCTGGTCGTACGCCCTGGCCACCCAGCTGGTGGCGCTCGCCGACGCGGCGCTGGCCGGGCGGGCCCCCGCCGGGATCTACCACGGCACCTGTTCCGGCCGCACCACCTGGTACGGCCTGGCCCGGGCCGCGTTCGCCCTCGCCGGGCTCGACCCGGAGCGGATCCGACCCACCACCAGCGACCGGTATCCGCGTCCCGCCCCCCGACCGGCGTACAGTGTGCTAGGGCACGACCGCTGGGCGGTGGCAGGTCTGCCGCCACTGCCGGACTGGCACGACACGCTGTCCGACGCGTTCGACTCCCCCACTCCACCCGCCCCGTGGAAGGTCGCATGA
- the pafA gene encoding Pup--protein ligase: MERRIFGLETEYGVTCTYRGQRRLSPDEVARYLFRRVVSWGRSSNVFLRNGARLYLDVGSHPEYATPECDSVTDLVAHDRAGERILEGLLIDAEKRLHDEGIAGEIYLFKNNTDSAGNSYGCHENYLVSRHGEFGRLADVLIPFLVTRQLICGAGKVLQTPRGAVYCLSQRAEHIWEGVSSATTRSRPIINTRDEPHADAERYRRLHVIVGDSNMNEVTTLLKVGSADIVLRMIEAGVVMRDLTLENPIRAIREVSHDITGRRKVRLASGKEVSALEIQQEYLAKATEFVERRGGDQTAKRVVELWGRVLRAVETGDLDPVAREIDWVSKLRLIERYQRKHDLPLSHPRVAQMDLAYHDLRRGRGLYGLLERRGQVDRVATDPEIFEAKETPPQTTRARLRGEFIRHAQEKRRDFTVDWVHLKLNDQAQRTVLCKDPFRAYDERVERLIASM, from the coding sequence ATGGAGCGGCGAATCTTCGGCCTCGAGACCGAGTACGGCGTCACCTGTACCTACCGTGGGCAGCGTCGGCTGTCCCCTGACGAGGTCGCCCGGTACCTCTTCCGCCGCGTCGTGTCGTGGGGCCGGTCGAGCAACGTGTTCCTGCGCAACGGGGCCCGGCTCTACCTGGACGTGGGCTCGCACCCCGAGTACGCCACCCCGGAGTGCGACTCGGTCACCGACCTGGTCGCCCACGACCGTGCCGGTGAGCGGATCCTGGAGGGTCTGCTCATCGACGCTGAGAAGCGGCTGCACGACGAGGGCATCGCCGGGGAGATCTACCTGTTCAAGAACAACACCGACTCGGCCGGCAACTCGTACGGCTGCCACGAGAACTACCTGGTCTCCCGGCACGGGGAGTTCGGCCGGCTCGCCGACGTGCTCATCCCGTTCCTGGTCACCCGGCAGTTGATCTGCGGCGCGGGCAAGGTGCTGCAGACCCCGCGCGGGGCGGTCTACTGCCTGTCCCAGCGGGCCGAGCACATCTGGGAGGGCGTCTCCTCGGCGACCACCCGCAGCCGTCCGATCATCAACACCCGGGACGAGCCGCACGCCGACGCCGAGCGGTACCGGCGGCTGCACGTCATCGTCGGCGACTCCAACATGAACGAGGTCACCACGCTGCTCAAGGTCGGCAGCGCCGACATCGTGCTGCGGATGATCGAGGCCGGGGTGGTGATGCGGGACCTGACGCTGGAGAACCCGATCCGGGCGATCCGCGAGGTGTCGCACGACATCACCGGGCGGCGCAAGGTCCGGCTCGCCTCCGGCAAGGAGGTCAGCGCGCTGGAGATCCAGCAGGAGTACCTGGCGAAGGCGACCGAGTTCGTCGAGCGCCGCGGCGGCGACCAGACCGCCAAGCGGGTGGTGGAGCTGTGGGGCCGGGTGCTGCGCGCGGTCGAGACCGGCGACCTGGACCCGGTGGCCCGGGAGATCGACTGGGTGAGCAAGCTGCGGCTGATCGAGCGCTACCAGCGCAAGCACGACCTGCCGCTGTCGCACCCCCGGGTCGCCCAGATGGACCTGGCCTACCACGACCTGCGGCGCGGCCGTGGCCTGTACGGCCTGCTGGAGCGGCGTGGCCAGGTCGACCGGGTGGCCACCGACCCGGAGATCTTCGAGGCGAAGGAGACCCCGCCGCAGACCACCCGGGCCCGGCTGCGTGGCGAGTTCATCCGGCACGCCCAGGAGAAGCGGCGCGACTTCACCGTCGACTGGGTGCACCTGAAGCTCAACGACCAGGCGCAGCGCACCGTGCTCTGCAAGGACCCGTTCCGGGCCTACGACGAGCGGGTCGAGCGGCTGATCGCCAGCATGTGA
- a CDS encoding dTDP-4-dehydrorhamnose 3,5-epimerase family protein, with product MKMRELGIEGAWEITPQQHGDPRGLFMEWYRFDRLAETVGHPLRLAQGNLSVSARGVVRGIHFADVPPGQAKYITCVRGAVLDVVVDLRVGSPTFGRWDSVRLDDVDRRAVYLSEGLGHGFCALTDDATLSYLCSTTYNPTGEHGVHPLDAELGIEWPVGSPRLSAKDADAPTLAQAREAGLLPDYQTCRTYVASLGTDGLSYSDGI from the coding sequence GTGAAGATGCGTGAGCTGGGCATCGAGGGCGCCTGGGAGATCACCCCGCAGCAGCACGGCGACCCGCGCGGGTTGTTCATGGAGTGGTACCGCTTCGACCGCCTCGCCGAGACGGTGGGGCACCCGCTGCGCCTGGCGCAGGGCAACCTGTCGGTCTCGGCCCGGGGTGTGGTGCGCGGCATCCACTTCGCCGACGTGCCGCCCGGGCAGGCGAAGTACATCACCTGCGTCCGGGGCGCGGTGCTCGACGTGGTGGTGGACCTGCGGGTCGGCTCGCCGACGTTCGGCCGCTGGGACAGCGTCCGCCTCGACGACGTCGACCGGCGGGCGGTGTACCTCAGCGAGGGGCTGGGGCACGGCTTCTGCGCGCTGACCGACGACGCGACGCTGAGCTACCTCTGCTCGACCACCTACAACCCGACCGGCGAGCACGGGGTGCACCCGCTCGACGCGGAGCTGGGCATCGAGTGGCCGGTCGGGTCGCCGCGGCTGTCGGCCAAGGACGCCGACGCCCCGACGCTGGCGCAGGCGCGCGAGGCCGGCCTGCTGCCGGACTACCAGACCTGCCGGACGTACGTGGCGAGTCTGGGCACCGACGGTTTGTCGTACTCGGACGGGATTTGA
- the rfbA gene encoding glucose-1-phosphate thymidylyltransferase RfbA, with amino-acid sequence MRGILLAGGTGSRLWPITRAVSKQLMPIFDKPMVYYPLSTLVMSGVREILVITTPEDQAQFQRLLGDGSQWGLRLEYVTQARPEGIAQAFVLGADFIGDESVALVLGDNIFHGAGLGRQLAAGGDPVGGRVFAYPVANPEAYGVVDFDADGRVLSIEEKPEKPKSRYAVPGLYFYDNRVVGIARDLRPSARGELEITAVNEAYRLAGELSVTVLDRGTAWLDTGTFTSMMQAGEFVRVIEERQGMKIGCVEEVCWRAGLIDDDRLRELAEPLTKSGYGDYLLGLLAEKDEVAGR; translated from the coding sequence GTGCGTGGAATCCTTCTCGCTGGTGGCACCGGGTCCCGGCTCTGGCCGATCACCCGGGCGGTCTCCAAGCAGCTGATGCCGATCTTCGACAAGCCGATGGTCTACTACCCGCTGTCGACGCTGGTGATGTCCGGGGTGCGCGAGATCCTGGTGATCACCACGCCGGAGGACCAGGCCCAGTTCCAGCGGCTGCTCGGTGACGGCAGCCAGTGGGGCCTGCGGCTGGAGTACGTCACGCAGGCCCGCCCGGAGGGCATCGCGCAGGCGTTCGTGCTGGGCGCGGACTTCATCGGCGACGAGTCGGTGGCGCTGGTCCTGGGCGACAACATCTTCCACGGCGCCGGCCTGGGCCGGCAGTTGGCCGCCGGCGGCGACCCGGTGGGCGGCCGGGTGTTCGCGTACCCGGTGGCCAACCCGGAGGCGTACGGCGTGGTCGACTTCGACGCCGACGGCCGGGTGCTGTCGATCGAGGAGAAGCCGGAGAAGCCGAAGTCCCGCTACGCCGTGCCGGGGCTGTACTTCTACGACAACCGGGTGGTCGGGATCGCCCGCGACCTCAGGCCCAGCGCCCGGGGCGAGCTGGAGATCACCGCCGTCAACGAGGCGTACCGGCTGGCCGGCGAGCTGTCGGTGACCGTGCTGGACCGGGGCACCGCCTGGCTGGACACCGGCACCTTCACCTCGATGATGCAGGCCGGTGAGTTCGTCCGGGTGATCGAGGAACGCCAGGGTATGAAGATCGGGTGTGTCGAGGAGGTCTGCTGGCGGGCCGGTCTGATCGACGACGACCGGCTGCGCGAGCTGGCCGAGCCGCTGACCAAGAGCGGCTACGGCGACTACCTGCTCGGCCTGCTGGCGGAGAAGGACGAGGTGGCGGGACGATGA
- the rfbB gene encoding dTDP-glucose 4,6-dehydratase: protein MRILVTGGAGFIGSEYVRMLLGVPGGDASGVPAVEPAAVTVLDKLTYSGNLDNLAPVRDDARLRFVQGDICDPKLVDEVVAGHDVIVHFAAESHVDRSIEGAAPFVTTNVLGTQTLLDAALRHGAGRFVHVSTDEVYGSIDEGSWTETWPLAPNSPYSASKAGSDLLALAYHRTHGIDVVVTRCSNNYGPYQFPEKVIPLFVTNLLDGGTVPLYGDGGNVRDWLHVHDHCRGIAMVAHKGRAGEVYNIGGGTELTNKELTGRLLEACGADWDRVVPVADRKGHDRRYSLDISKINAELGYAPSIDLDRGLAETVQWYRDNRAWWEPLKAAKAA, encoded by the coding sequence GTGAGGATTCTCGTCACCGGCGGAGCCGGATTCATCGGGTCGGAGTACGTACGGATGCTGCTGGGCGTGCCCGGCGGCGACGCGTCCGGGGTGCCCGCCGTCGAACCGGCCGCGGTGACCGTGCTGGACAAGTTGACCTACTCCGGCAACCTGGACAACCTCGCCCCGGTGCGCGACGATGCGCGGCTGCGCTTCGTGCAGGGCGACATCTGCGACCCGAAGCTGGTCGACGAGGTCGTCGCCGGTCACGACGTGATCGTGCACTTCGCCGCCGAATCGCACGTCGACCGCTCGATCGAGGGTGCCGCGCCGTTCGTCACCACCAACGTGCTGGGCACCCAGACGCTGCTCGACGCCGCCCTGCGCCACGGCGCCGGCCGCTTCGTGCACGTCTCCACCGACGAGGTGTACGGCTCGATCGACGAGGGGTCCTGGACGGAGACCTGGCCGCTGGCGCCGAACTCCCCGTACTCGGCCTCCAAGGCCGGCTCGGACCTGCTCGCCCTGGCGTACCACCGCACCCACGGGATCGACGTGGTGGTGACCCGTTGCTCCAACAACTACGGGCCGTACCAGTTCCCGGAGAAGGTCATCCCGCTGTTCGTGACCAACCTGCTCGACGGCGGCACCGTCCCGCTCTACGGCGACGGCGGCAACGTCCGCGACTGGCTGCACGTGCACGACCACTGCCGGGGCATCGCCATGGTCGCGCACAAGGGCCGCGCCGGTGAGGTCTACAACATCGGCGGCGGCACCGAGCTGACCAACAAGGAGCTCACCGGCCGGCTGCTGGAGGCCTGCGGCGCGGACTGGGACCGGGTCGTCCCGGTCGCCGACCGCAAGGGCCACGACCGCCGCTACTCGCTGGACATCAGCAAGATCAACGCCGAGCTGGGGTACGCCCCGAGCATCGACCTCGACCGGGGCCTCGCCGAGACGGTGCAGTGGTACCGCGACAACCGGGCCTGGTGGGAGCCGCTGAAGGCGGCCAAGGCCGCATGA
- a CDS encoding glycosyltransferase family 2 protein, which produces MTRPQVSAVMLAYGAEPYLVDAARAVLDSTDVEIELIVVDNGCTGDGIDIVKGFPGVRVIRPEENTGYSGGCRVGAAEATGEWLAFVNSDAVVAPDALAKVVAVAGEPGVGAAMASIRLADDPELINTSGNPLHFTGLSWAGGNGEPASAHAVRTTVPSLSGCCFVINRALWRELDGFAAEYFAYHEDTELSLRLWQRNLRLEYVPDAVVRHHYEFSRNALKLYLVERNRLVTLLTAYETRTLVVLAPVLLLTEVAMLAASLAGGWSKQKFKGWGWLWTNRAWLRARRRQLQAERTVPDGIIAELMTAKVAPSNVDSPPGMGVFNAVAAGYWALARPLLRKR; this is translated from the coding sequence ATGACCCGCCCGCAGGTCTCCGCGGTGATGTTGGCCTACGGCGCCGAGCCGTACCTGGTCGACGCCGCCCGCGCCGTACTGGACAGCACCGACGTCGAGATCGAGCTGATCGTGGTCGACAACGGCTGCACCGGCGACGGCATCGACATCGTCAAGGGCTTCCCCGGCGTACGGGTGATCCGCCCCGAGGAGAACACCGGCTACTCCGGTGGTTGCCGGGTCGGCGCCGCCGAGGCGACCGGCGAGTGGCTCGCGTTCGTCAACTCCGACGCGGTCGTCGCCCCCGACGCGCTGGCCAAGGTCGTCGCGGTGGCCGGCGAGCCGGGCGTCGGCGCGGCGATGGCCTCGATCCGGCTCGCCGACGACCCCGAGCTGATCAACACCTCCGGCAACCCGCTGCACTTCACCGGCCTGTCCTGGGCCGGCGGCAACGGCGAGCCGGCCAGCGCTCACGCCGTCCGCACCACGGTGCCGTCGCTGAGCGGCTGCTGCTTCGTCATCAACCGGGCGCTCTGGCGGGAGCTGGACGGCTTCGCCGCCGAGTACTTCGCCTACCACGAGGACACCGAGCTGAGCCTGCGGCTCTGGCAGCGCAACCTGCGGCTGGAGTACGTCCCGGACGCCGTCGTGCGGCACCACTACGAGTTCTCCCGCAACGCGCTCAAGCTCTACCTGGTCGAACGCAACCGGCTGGTCACCCTGCTCACCGCGTACGAGACCCGTACCCTGGTCGTGCTCGCGCCCGTCCTGCTGCTCACCGAGGTCGCCATGCTCGCCGCCTCGCTCGCCGGCGGCTGGTCGAAGCAGAAGTTCAAGGGCTGGGGCTGGCTCTGGACCAACCGGGCCTGGCTGCGCGCCCGCCGCCGGCAACTGCAGGCCGAGCGGACCGTGCCAGACGGGATCATCGCCGAGCTGATGACCGCGAAGGTGGCCCCGTCCAACGTCGACTCGCCGCCCGGCATGGGCGTCTTCAACGCCGTCGCCGCCGGCTACTGGGCCCTGGCCCGCCCGCTGCTGCGCAAGCGCTGA
- a CDS encoding DUF2304 domain-containing protein: protein MKLTLVTGLTGLILLVTIVELLRRRQLREKYGMLWLAVLLIVIPLSLFPRLLDNVAGTLGVASGVSLVLFLGIVFLLLVCVHLSWEVSALEEETRTLAEDFALLRAEVEAERAARTASARDELVSHDG, encoded by the coding sequence ATGAAGCTCACCCTGGTCACCGGCCTGACCGGCCTGATCCTGCTCGTCACCATCGTCGAGCTGCTGCGTCGCCGGCAACTGCGCGAGAAGTACGGCATGCTCTGGCTCGCCGTGCTGTTGATCGTCATCCCGCTGTCGCTGTTCCCCCGGCTGCTGGACAACGTGGCCGGCACGCTCGGCGTCGCCTCCGGCGTCAGCCTCGTGCTCTTCCTCGGCATCGTCTTCCTGCTGCTGGTCTGCGTGCACCTGAGCTGGGAGGTCAGCGCCCTGGAGGAGGAGACCCGCACCCTGGCCGAGGACTTCGCCCTGCTCCGCGCCGAGGTGGAGGCGGAGCGGGCGGCCCGGACCGCATCCGCCCGAGACGAACTGGTGTCCCACGATGGTTAA
- a CDS encoding lipopolysaccharide biosynthesis protein: protein MRRLLNLVPPGTLAVGAGLALLGLASYVHLAVAGHSLTEADYSSLSVLWSIVFTLGIGVFLPVEQEIARVVATRRSQGLPPGPVLTRGGILAVGVLALMVVVLLAGHDLLADRLFAGDGAMVWVLIGSLAAMAVAYTTRGILSGLQLFPWYGGQLGVDGGLRIAMVALLGLTGVTSPLWYGLVLVIAPLVGVLLTLPPVLRAVGGGVPVAWGALLRGLGLLTVSSLLSQVVVNVGVINVRLLDPSDVATAGALLSALVLVRIPLFVFASLQASLLPGLATSASTGDLGGFHNLLRRALGIVTALGVLGAVGAVALGPWLVGVLFDASDVLGHGDFAWLAVATLAYLWAMVLGQGLLALDRHRAQAVAWTIGVAALLVVTLTPMSVALRVELAYAVGSVVVAATMALLLRRGNRPHPVPARPLDEAVATGVSGGIR, encoded by the coding sequence ATGCGGCGCCTGCTCAACCTCGTCCCGCCCGGCACCCTCGCGGTGGGTGCCGGGCTGGCGTTGCTCGGGCTGGCCTCCTACGTCCACCTCGCCGTGGCCGGACACAGCCTCACCGAGGCCGACTACTCCTCCCTGTCGGTGCTCTGGTCGATCGTCTTCACCCTCGGCATCGGCGTGTTCCTCCCCGTCGAGCAGGAGATCGCCCGGGTCGTCGCCACCCGCCGCAGCCAGGGGCTGCCGCCGGGGCCGGTGCTGACCCGCGGCGGCATCCTCGCCGTCGGCGTGCTCGCGCTCATGGTGGTGGTCCTGCTCGCCGGGCACGACCTGCTCGCCGACCGGCTCTTCGCCGGCGACGGCGCGATGGTGTGGGTGCTCATCGGGTCGCTGGCCGCCATGGCCGTGGCCTACACCACCCGGGGCATCCTCTCCGGCCTGCAACTCTTCCCCTGGTACGGCGGCCAGCTCGGCGTCGACGGCGGCCTGCGCATCGCCATGGTCGCCCTGCTCGGGCTCACCGGCGTCACCTCGCCGCTGTGGTACGGGCTGGTCCTGGTGATCGCCCCGCTGGTCGGGGTGCTGCTCACCCTGCCGCCGGTGCTGCGCGCCGTCGGTGGCGGCGTGCCGGTGGCCTGGGGCGCGCTGCTGCGCGGCCTCGGCCTGCTCACCGTCTCCAGCCTGCTCTCCCAGGTCGTGGTCAACGTCGGCGTGATCAACGTCCGGCTGCTCGACCCGTCCGACGTCGCCACCGCCGGGGCGCTGCTCTCCGCGCTGGTGCTGGTCCGCATCCCACTGTTCGTCTTCGCCTCCCTGCAGGCGTCCCTGCTGCCCGGCCTGGCCACCTCGGCCAGCACCGGCGACCTCGGCGGCTTCCACAACCTGCTGCGCCGGGCGCTCGGCATCGTCACCGCCCTGGGCGTGCTCGGCGCGGTCGGCGCGGTCGCCCTCGGCCCGTGGCTGGTCGGCGTCCTCTTCGACGCCTCCGACGTGCTCGGCCACGGCGACTTCGCCTGGCTGGCCGTGGCCACCCTGGCCTACCTGTGGGCGATGGTGCTCGGCCAGGGGCTGCTGGCCCTCGACCGGCACCGGGCGCAGGCCGTCGCCTGGACGATCGGCGTGGCCGCCCTGCTCGTCGTGACGCTCACCCCGATGTCGGTCGCGCTGCGCGTCGAACTCGCCTACGCCGTCGGTTCCGTCGTGGTGGCCGCCACCATGGCGCTGCTGCTGCGCCGTGGCAACCGTCCCCACCCCGTCCCGGCCCGGCCCCTCGACGAGGCCGTGGCGACCGGAGTTTCCGGAGGCATCCGATGA
- a CDS encoding glycosyltransferase family 2 protein has protein sequence MVNGKRVLIIIPALNESGSIADVVGEVRGELPGVDVLVVDDGSTDRTAAVAAAAGARVAKLPYNLGVGGAMRLGYRYARDNGYDVAIQIDADGQHDPRYVPKLVDLLDEVDLVIGARFAGEGDYSVRGPRRWAMVMLSLVLSRVARTKLTDTTSGFRAANRRVIEMFAGWYPAEYLGDTVETLVHTARRGYTIRQVPVAMRKRMAGTPSHSPAKAMIYLGRAFAVLTLALIRR, from the coding sequence ATGGTTAACGGCAAGCGCGTACTGATCATCATCCCCGCGCTCAACGAGTCCGGCTCGATCGCCGACGTCGTGGGCGAGGTCCGCGGCGAGCTGCCCGGCGTCGACGTGCTGGTCGTCGACGACGGCTCCACCGACCGCACCGCCGCCGTGGCCGCCGCCGCCGGCGCGCGGGTGGCGAAGCTGCCGTACAACCTCGGCGTCGGCGGGGCCATGCGGCTCGGCTACCGGTACGCCCGGGACAACGGCTACGACGTCGCCATCCAGATCGACGCCGACGGCCAGCACGACCCGCGCTACGTGCCGAAGCTGGTCGACCTGCTCGACGAGGTCGACCTGGTCATCGGCGCCCGGTTCGCCGGCGAGGGCGACTACAGCGTCCGTGGCCCGCGCCGCTGGGCGATGGTCATGCTGTCGCTGGTGCTGTCCAGGGTCGCCAGGACCAAGCTCACCGACACCACTTCCGGCTTCCGGGCCGCCAACCGGCGGGTCATCGAGATGTTCGCCGGCTGGTACCCGGCCGAGTACCTCGGCGACACCGTCGAGACGCTGGTGCACACCGCCCGGCGCGGCTACACGATCCGCCAGGTTCCGGTCGCCATGCGCAAGCGGATGGCCGGCACCCCCAGCCACTCCCCCGCCAAGGCCATGATCTACCTGGGCCGCGCCTTCGCCGTCCTGACGCTCGCGCTCATCCGCCGGTGA
- a CDS encoding carboxymuconolactone decarboxylase family protein has translation MAHIDLGLDEKRHPGITGPMIYRPETAKPLNALAEALLRAPHPTLSPGERELIAAYVSGLNECHFCCSSHSAIAAAQLPEGADLVDRVRADPETAPIGAKLRALLRVAAAVQRGGRSVTGELVDDARREGATDLEIHDTVLIAAAFCMYNRYVDGLGTFAPQDGQAYENSARHIVAHGYGAF, from the coding sequence ATCGCCCACATCGACCTCGGCCTCGACGAGAAGCGGCACCCCGGCATCACCGGGCCCATGATCTACCGCCCGGAGACCGCCAAACCCCTCAACGCCCTGGCGGAGGCGCTGCTGCGCGCGCCGCACCCCACGCTGAGCCCCGGCGAGCGGGAGCTGATCGCCGCCTACGTCTCCGGACTCAACGAGTGCCACTTCTGCTGCTCGTCGCACTCGGCGATCGCCGCCGCGCAGCTGCCCGAGGGCGCCGACCTGGTCGACCGGGTCCGCGCCGACCCGGAGACCGCCCCGATCGGGGCGAAGCTGCGCGCCCTGCTGCGGGTCGCCGCCGCCGTGCAGCGCGGCGGGCGGTCCGTCACCGGTGAACTGGTCGACGATGCCCGCCGCGAGGGCGCCACCGACCTGGAGATCCACGACACGGTGCTGATCGCCGCCGCGTTCTGCATGTACAACCGGTACGTCGACGGCCTGGGCACCTTCGCCCCGCAGGACGGGCAGGCGTACGAGAACTCGGCCCGGCACATCGTCGCCCACGGCTACGGCGCGTTCTGA
- the prcA gene encoding proteasome subunit alpha, with product MAMQFYASPEQIMRDRSELARKGVARGRSAVVLSYAGGVLFVAENLSSALHKVSEIYDRIGFAAVGRYNEFENLRRAGVRMADLNGLSYDRRDVTGRALANAFAQTLGAIFTEQSKPFEVEICVAQVGATSEEDELYRITYDGSVNDEPGRMAMGGQAEAITNVLKSDHRPEMTLSEAVRVAVRALSSVGGEGGAARTIAANQLEVAVLDRARVGRTFRRITGAALTALLDGDASGDAAPAGGRAKTPTVPTEEAHKPTTSAGSADLEGQQDTPPEA from the coding sequence GTGGCCATGCAGTTCTACGCCTCGCCCGAGCAGATCATGCGCGACCGCTCCGAGCTGGCCCGCAAGGGCGTGGCCCGGGGCCGTAGCGCGGTGGTCCTGAGCTACGCCGGCGGGGTGCTCTTCGTCGCGGAGAACCTCTCCAGCGCCCTGCACAAGGTCAGCGAGATCTACGACCGGATCGGCTTCGCCGCCGTCGGCCGGTACAACGAGTTCGAGAACCTGCGCCGGGCCGGCGTGCGGATGGCCGACCTCAACGGCCTGAGCTACGACCGGCGCGACGTGACCGGCCGTGCCCTGGCCAACGCGTTCGCGCAGACCCTCGGCGCGATCTTCACCGAGCAGTCCAAGCCGTTCGAGGTGGAGATCTGCGTGGCGCAGGTCGGCGCCACGTCCGAGGAGGACGAGCTGTACCGCATCACGTACGACGGTTCGGTCAACGACGAGCCGGGCCGGATGGCGATGGGCGGGCAGGCCGAGGCGATCACCAACGTCCTCAAGTCCGACCACCGGCCGGAGATGACGCTCAGCGAGGCGGTGCGGGTGGCCGTGCGGGCGCTGAGCAGCGTCGGCGGTGAGGGCGGCGCCGCCCGGACCATCGCGGCCAACCAGCTGGAGGTGGCGGTCCTGGACCGCGCCCGGGTGGGCCGTACCTTCCGGCGGATCACCGGTGCGGCGCTGACCGCCCTGCTGGACGGCGACGCCTCCGGTGACGCCGCGCCGGCCGGCGGCCGGGCCAAGACGCCGACCGTGCCGACGGAGGAGGCGCACAAGCCGACCACGTCCGCCGGCTCGGCGGACCTGGAGGGCCAGCAGGACACGCCGCCGGAGGCGTAA